A genome region from Nocardia sp. NBC_01730 includes the following:
- a CDS encoding DUF2252 domain-containing protein, with amino-acid sequence MSEGGIDLRSYLPADDVRAKGRALRQRVPVITRDREATSVRRPSVLGFVETSNAGRLPHLVPLRIGRMIASPFTFYRGAAGLMAADLAGGPDSGLVAQLCGDAHAANFGLYGTPRGEIIMDINDFDETIAGPWEWDLERLAAGLVLAGREGGASEDDCRTAARDAARSYRLAVDALATMPFMESWSALPDESVISRAKADDLLDDFKKAAKKARKNTSAKVVAKWTEHLDDHETGIRQHRFVSDPPILTLVDDHVADAVIGGLERYSGTLRESRRNLIARFAVSDIAFRIVGTGSVGLHTYLALLHGNDGEALVLQVKQAGPSALAPFLPATGTRHEGERIVQGARLVQSESDILLGWTSLDPTGAGVELPFVVRQFRNLKGSIDPAELPASDLDDYGRLAGALLARAHSRSLDPRLLSGYFDGDEHFDDAVASFAVRYADRTEADHAELVDAVRTGRIAAEQPE; translated from the coding sequence GTGTCAGAAGGTGGTATCGACCTGCGCTCCTACCTGCCCGCCGACGATGTCCGCGCCAAGGGGCGTGCGCTGCGTCAGCGGGTTCCGGTCATCACGCGAGACCGGGAGGCGACTAGCGTGCGCCGTCCCAGCGTGCTCGGGTTCGTCGAGACGAGCAACGCCGGTCGGCTGCCACACCTGGTGCCGCTGCGCATCGGCCGCATGATCGCCTCCCCGTTCACCTTCTACCGTGGCGCGGCGGGTTTGATGGCGGCCGACCTGGCGGGTGGTCCGGACAGTGGGCTCGTCGCCCAGTTGTGCGGCGACGCGCACGCCGCGAACTTCGGCCTCTACGGCACCCCTCGCGGCGAAATCATCATGGACATCAACGATTTCGACGAGACAATCGCTGGCCCGTGGGAGTGGGACCTGGAGCGGCTCGCGGCCGGCTTGGTGCTGGCGGGGCGCGAAGGCGGCGCAAGCGAGGACGACTGCCGCACGGCGGCGCGCGACGCCGCCCGCTCCTACCGCCTGGCCGTCGACGCCTTGGCCACCATGCCGTTCATGGAGTCCTGGAGCGCGCTGCCGGACGAGTCGGTGATCAGCCGCGCCAAGGCCGACGACTTACTCGACGACTTCAAGAAAGCCGCGAAGAAGGCGCGCAAGAACACCAGCGCCAAGGTGGTGGCCAAGTGGACCGAGCACCTCGACGACCACGAAACCGGCATCCGCCAACATCGGTTCGTCAGCGACCCACCGATTCTCACCCTGGTGGACGACCACGTCGCCGACGCGGTGATCGGAGGACTGGAGCGCTACTCCGGGACACTGCGCGAATCCCGGCGCAACCTGATCGCCCGATTCGCGGTGTCCGACATCGCGTTTCGGATCGTGGGTACCGGAAGTGTCGGGCTGCACACCTACCTCGCGCTGCTGCACGGCAACGACGGCGAGGCACTGGTCCTCCAGGTGAAGCAGGCCGGTCCCTCCGCGCTTGCCCCGTTCCTGCCCGCGACCGGAACCCGGCACGAAGGGGAGCGAATCGTGCAGGGCGCCAGGCTCGTTCAGTCCGAGAGCGATATCCTGCTCGGCTGGACGTCGCTCGACCCGACCGGCGCCGGGGTCGAATTGCCTTTCGTCGTGCGGCAATTCCGCAATCTGAAGGGCAGCATCGACCCCGCGGAGCTGCCCGCAAGCGACCTCGACGACTACGGGAGGCTGGCGGGTGCGCTGCTGGCCAGAGCACATTCCCGCTCGCTCGACCCGCGGCTGCTGTCGGGATATTTCGACGGCGACGAGCATTTCGACGACGCGGTGGCGAGTTTCGCGGTGCGCTATGCCGATCGCACCGAGGCCGATCACGCTGAACTGGTCGACGCGGTCCGTACCGGGCGGATCGCGGCAGAACAGCCGGAGTAG
- a CDS encoding GMC family oxidoreductase yields the protein MSAFDYDVVVIGSGFGGSVSALRLTEKGYRVGVLEAGRRWNAQDIPRTNWNVRKSIWAPRLGLTGPQRISLLGKCAVFSGAGVGGGSLIYGNTLYEPLPNFYTDQQWAHITDWRAELAPYYDQAKRMLGVTPNPRMTPADEVIQQIAEDLGAADTFHPTDVGVFFNESDPGTEVDDPYFGGAGPRRNGCVHCARCLTGCPHNAKNTTTTNYLYLAEQAGAQVHPLTTATTVRPLPDGGYAVDTRRSDRWVRKQRRTFTAEQVVFAGAALGTQKLLHTMRDDGVLPNLSPRLGGLTRSNSEAILNVVSRSRRDFAEGIAITSSIHPEADTHVEVCHYGKGQNALFPMSVPIVDGGAFRILRFLLAILLHPLVFLRSLNARHASEKSVILLIMQSLDNSLTSFRRHGQLVTRQGTGRPNPTWIPLAHDIGRRFGAKVDGDTHGLIMDVFDIPATAHYIGGCVIGDSTETGVVDPYQRVYGHPGLHIADGSAVTANLGVNPSLTITAQAERAMAFWPNRNEPDARPELGSSYRRVAPVAPAHPAVPAAAPGALRLPIESAQPPISAK from the coding sequence ATGTCCGCATTCGACTACGACGTAGTAGTGATCGGCTCCGGCTTCGGCGGCAGCGTCAGCGCCTTGCGGCTCACTGAGAAGGGATACCGCGTCGGCGTCCTCGAGGCAGGTCGACGGTGGAACGCCCAGGACATCCCGCGCACGAATTGGAATGTGCGCAAATCGATCTGGGCTCCGCGACTCGGCCTCACCGGACCCCAGCGGATCAGCCTGCTCGGCAAGTGCGCCGTATTCTCCGGCGCGGGCGTCGGCGGGGGCTCGCTCATCTACGGCAACACCCTCTACGAACCGCTGCCGAACTTCTACACCGACCAGCAGTGGGCCCACATCACCGACTGGCGTGCGGAGCTGGCTCCGTACTACGACCAAGCCAAGCGCATGCTCGGCGTCACGCCGAATCCGCGCATGACCCCGGCCGACGAGGTGATCCAGCAGATCGCCGAGGACCTCGGCGCCGCCGACACCTTCCACCCGACCGATGTCGGCGTGTTCTTCAACGAGAGCGATCCGGGCACCGAAGTCGACGACCCGTACTTCGGTGGCGCTGGGCCACGCCGCAACGGCTGCGTGCACTGCGCGCGATGCTTGACCGGCTGCCCGCACAACGCCAAGAACACGACCACTACCAACTACCTCTATCTGGCCGAACAGGCGGGCGCGCAGGTACACCCGCTGACCACCGCCACCACCGTACGCCCGCTGCCCGACGGCGGCTACGCGGTCGACACCCGACGGTCCGACCGCTGGGTCCGCAAGCAGCGCAGGACCTTCACCGCCGAGCAGGTGGTGTTCGCCGGAGCCGCCCTCGGCACCCAGAAGCTGCTGCACACGATGCGCGACGACGGCGTGCTGCCCAACCTGTCACCTCGGCTCGGCGGGCTGACCCGCAGCAACTCCGAGGCGATCCTCAACGTGGTGAGCCGGTCGCGCCGCGACTTCGCCGAGGGTATCGCCATCACCTCCTCGATCCATCCGGAGGCCGATACCCACGTCGAGGTGTGCCACTACGGCAAGGGACAGAACGCGCTGTTCCCGATGTCGGTACCGATCGTGGACGGCGGTGCGTTCCGCATCCTGCGGTTCCTGCTGGCGATACTGCTGCACCCGCTGGTGTTCCTGCGCAGCCTCAACGCACGGCACGCGTCGGAGAAATCGGTGATCTTGCTGATCATGCAGTCGCTGGACAACTCGCTCACCTCGTTCCGCCGGCACGGGCAGCTCGTGACCAGGCAAGGCACCGGCCGGCCGAACCCGACCTGGATTCCACTGGCCCACGACATCGGCCGCCGGTTCGGCGCGAAAGTCGACGGCGACACCCACGGCCTGATCATGGACGTGTTCGACATTCCGGCGACCGCCCACTACATCGGCGGCTGCGTCATCGGCGACAGCACAGAGACGGGAGTGGTCGACCCGTACCAGCGGGTCTACGGGCACCCTGGCCTGCACATCGCGGATGGCTCCGCGGTGACCGCCAATCTCGGCGTGAACCCGTCACTGACCATCACCGCGCAGGCCGAGCGCGCGATGGCGTTCTGGCCCAACCGGAACGAGCCCGACGCTCGGCCGGAGCTGGGATCTTCCTACCGGCGCGTCGCACCGGTAGCGCCCGCCCATCCCGCGGTGCCTGCTGCGGCGCCCGGCGCGCTGCGGCTGCCGATCGAGTCGGCGCAGCCCCCGATCTCGGCGAAGTGA
- a CDS encoding CDP-alcohol phosphatidyltransferase family protein produces the protein MTTESGRTEPGERAGADDADSGVLADRVLTVPNVLSVLRLLGVPLFVWLLLVQRADGWAFTLLVASGVTDFLDGKLARLLDQSSRLGALLDPFVDRLYLVTTLAAFVIRGLIPWWVAVILVGRDLALTLTLSVYKRRDLPPPEVIYLGKAATFALMSALPWLLAGQMEWAADGFGRAFGGALLVWGTAVYVWTGVLYTGKAIAVARAIPAVPDRAA, from the coding sequence GTGACAACCGAATCGGGCAGAACGGAACCGGGGGAACGCGCGGGCGCCGACGACGCGGACAGCGGCGTCCTCGCCGACCGCGTCCTGACCGTGCCGAACGTGCTCAGCGTGCTGCGCCTGCTCGGCGTTCCGCTGTTCGTGTGGTTGCTGCTGGTCCAGCGGGCCGATGGCTGGGCGTTCACGCTGCTGGTCGCCAGCGGCGTCACCGACTTCCTGGACGGCAAGCTCGCGCGGCTGCTCGACCAGTCCTCGCGGCTCGGGGCGCTGCTCGATCCGTTCGTCGACCGGCTGTATCTGGTCACGACGCTGGCGGCCTTCGTGATCCGAGGCCTGATCCCGTGGTGGGTGGCCGTGATCCTGGTCGGCCGCGACCTCGCGCTCACCCTCACTCTCTCGGTCTACAAGCGTCGTGATCTGCCCCCGCCCGAGGTGATCTACCTGGGCAAAGCGGCCACCTTCGCGCTGATGTCCGCGCTGCCCTGGTTGCTCGCGGGGCAGATGGAGTGGGCGGCCGACGGTTTCGGGCGGGCCTTCGGTGGGGCATTACTGGTCTGGGGTACGGCGGTCTACGTGTGGACCGGCGTTCTCTACACCGGCAAGGCCATCGCGGTCGCAAGAGCGATACCGGCTGTGCCGGACCGGGCGGCGTAG
- the gcvH gene encoding glycine cleavage system protein GcvH, which produces MTQTPEDLRYTEEHEWVRRIAPTRVRVGITDYAQSQLGDVVFVQLPQTDTDVAAEDSIAEVESTKSVSDIYAPLSAKVVAVNEKLTSKPETLNTDPYGEGWLFELEASDAERLDATLGELLDAAGYQGVIGG; this is translated from the coding sequence GTGACCCAGACCCCCGAGGATCTGCGCTACACCGAGGAGCACGAGTGGGTTCGCCGGATCGCCCCGACCCGGGTTCGGGTGGGCATTACCGACTACGCCCAGTCTCAACTCGGTGACGTTGTGTTCGTACAGTTGCCTCAGACGGACACGGACGTGGCCGCCGAGGACAGCATCGCGGAGGTGGAGTCGACCAAGAGCGTGTCCGACATCTACGCGCCGCTGAGCGCGAAAGTCGTTGCGGTGAACGAGAAGTTGACCTCGAAGCCGGAGACGTTGAACACCGATCCCTACGGTGAGGGGTGGCTGTTCGAGCTGGAGGCGAGCGACGCGGAGCGCCTGGATGCGACGCTCGGTGAACTGCTGGATGCCGCCGGTTATCAAGGAGTTATCGGGGGCTGA
- the garA gene encoding glycogen accumulation regulator GarA, protein MSENKDPGYGETAAETTSVFRADFLNEVDASRAAETTGEQPVQGVEGLPVGAALLVVKRGPNAGSRFLLDQPTTSAGRHPDSDIFLDDVTVSRRHAEFRQDDDSFQVVDVGSLNGTYVNREPVDSSELQNGDEVQIGKFRLVFLTGPRAQVTDSSAGAGSL, encoded by the coding sequence GTGAGCGAGAACAAAGACCCGGGTTACGGGGAGACCGCGGCCGAGACGACGTCGGTCTTCCGCGCGGATTTCCTGAACGAGGTCGACGCGTCGCGCGCCGCAGAGACGACCGGCGAGCAGCCGGTCCAAGGGGTCGAGGGTCTGCCCGTTGGCGCGGCCCTTCTGGTCGTCAAACGCGGCCCGAACGCGGGCTCGCGGTTCCTGCTGGATCAGCCGACCACGTCGGCGGGGCGCCACCCCGACAGTGACATTTTTCTCGACGACGTCACTGTCAGCCGTCGGCACGCCGAGTTCCGTCAGGACGACGATTCGTTCCAGGTCGTCGACGTAGGCAGCCTAAACGGCACCTATGTGAACCGGGAGCCGGTCGACTCGTCGGAGCTGCAGAACGGTGACGAGGTGCAGATCGGCAAGTTCCGGCTGGTGTTCCTGACCGGACCGCGCGCGCAGGTGACCGACTCGTCGGCGGGTGCGGGCAGTCTATGA
- the ftsR gene encoding transcriptional regulator FtsR, whose product MSIGSVLDLLRPDFPDVTISKIRFLEAEGLIRPERTPSGYRRFSVADVERLRFVLTAQRDQYLPLKVIKEQLEAIDSGAATLGVREARARAHVGAAESGHVSPDAEHPASAAERGARQVAAPRRLGVVPSEISPDDLRFDPEIRVTRTDLLDQAEIDEKFLNDLIRANLITPGPAGYFDADAVTLAKAARAMAEFGLEARHLRAFKLAADREAALVAQIAAPIAKSRDAGARARAEETVRELAALSLTLHTCLVKASVRSSLGG is encoded by the coding sequence ATGTCGATCGGCTCCGTGCTCGACCTGCTGCGCCCCGACTTTCCCGACGTCACCATCTCGAAGATCCGCTTCTTGGAAGCGGAGGGCCTGATCCGGCCGGAGCGGACGCCCTCGGGCTACCGCAGATTTTCCGTCGCGGATGTCGAACGGCTCCGGTTCGTACTGACCGCGCAACGCGATCAGTACCTGCCGCTGAAGGTGATCAAGGAGCAGCTCGAGGCGATCGACAGCGGTGCGGCGACGCTCGGTGTGCGGGAAGCGCGCGCCCGGGCGCACGTCGGTGCCGCGGAGTCCGGGCACGTGTCGCCGGACGCGGAGCATCCCGCTTCGGCTGCCGAGCGTGGCGCGCGCCAGGTGGCGGCGCCACGTAGGCTCGGCGTCGTGCCGAGCGAGATCTCGCCGGATGATCTGCGGTTCGATCCGGAAATCCGCGTCACCCGGACGGATCTGCTCGACCAGGCCGAGATCGATGAGAAGTTTCTCAACGACCTGATCCGCGCCAACCTGATCACGCCGGGACCAGCGGGGTACTTCGACGCCGACGCGGTCACGCTGGCGAAGGCCGCGCGGGCGATGGCCGAATTCGGTTTGGAGGCAAGGCATCTGCGCGCGTTCAAGCTCGCCGCCGATCGCGAGGCCGCGCTCGTCGCGCAGATCGCCGCCCCGATTGCGAAGAGCCGCGACGCGGGTGCGCGAGCCCGCGCGGAGGAGACGGTGCGGGAACTGGCGGCGCTGTCGCTGACCTTGCACACCTGTCTGGTCAAGGCTTCGGTCCGGAGTTCGCTGGGCGGTTGA
- a CDS encoding bifunctional nuclease family protein has translation MSEMRVIGIRVEQPQNQPVLLLREVAGDRYLPIWIGQAEATAIVLEQEGVTPIRPLTHDLIKVLITELGHTLKEVRIVDLQEGTFYADLVFENDLRISARPSDSIAIALRVGCPIYAEEPVLEEAGLVMPDEREDEVEKFKEFLESVSPDDFKATDS, from the coding sequence ATGAGCGAAATGCGCGTGATCGGCATCCGTGTCGAGCAGCCACAGAACCAGCCCGTGCTGTTGCTCCGCGAGGTCGCGGGGGATCGGTATCTGCCGATCTGGATCGGGCAGGCCGAAGCGACGGCGATCGTGCTCGAGCAGGAGGGGGTGACCCCGATCCGCCCGTTGACGCACGATCTGATCAAGGTCCTGATCACCGAGCTCGGGCACACGCTCAAGGAGGTCAGGATCGTCGACCTCCAAGAGGGCACGTTCTACGCGGACCTGGTCTTCGAGAACGATCTGCGGATCTCGGCGCGCCCGTCCGATTCGATTGCGATCGCCTTGCGGGTTGGTTGCCCGATCTATGCCGAGGAGCCTGTCCTCGAGGAGGCCGGGCTGGTCATGCCGGACGAGCGCGAGGACGAGGTGGAGAAGTTCAAGGAATTTCTCGAGTCGGTGTCACCGGATGACTTCAAGGCGACCGACAGCTGA
- a CDS encoding MerR family transcriptional regulator encodes MAEQSQDVVQPGLFPDDSVPDDLVGYRVPSACQVAGITYRQLDYWARTGLVVPSVRGAAGSGSQRLYSFKDILVLKIVKRLLDAGISLQNIRIAVDHLRSRGVQDLAGITLFSDGTSVYECTSPEEVVDLLQGGQGVFGIAVSGAMRELTGAIANFPAERASAVTERPEDELSFRRKARMNRKTG; translated from the coding sequence GTGGCAGAGCAATCGCAGGATGTGGTACAGCCAGGCCTGTTCCCGGACGACTCGGTACCTGACGACCTGGTCGGCTATCGCGTGCCCAGCGCATGCCAGGTGGCCGGGATCACCTACCGGCAACTCGACTACTGGGCTCGCACCGGTTTGGTCGTGCCCTCCGTTCGTGGCGCCGCCGGCTCGGGTAGTCAGCGGTTGTACTCGTTCAAGGACATCCTGGTCCTCAAGATCGTCAAGCGGCTGCTGGACGCGGGCATCTCGCTGCAGAACATCCGCATCGCCGTCGACCATCTACGCAGCCGCGGCGTGCAGGATCTGGCGGGCATCACGCTCTTCTCCGACGGCACCTCGGTCTACGAGTGCACCTCGCCCGAGGAGGTCGTCGATTTACTGCAGGGCGGGCAGGGTGTCTTCGGGATCGCCGTCAGCGGTGCCATGCGCGAGTTGACCGGCGCGATCGCCAATTTCCCCGCGGAACGGGCGTCGGCCGTCACCGAACGCCCCGAGGACGAGCTGTCCTTCCGCCGCAAGGCGCGGATGAACCGCAAGACGGGCTAG
- a CDS encoding M14 family zinc carboxypeptidase, translating to MRVGDDITELVGPIGRISAFPTVDELNGFADALSAAHPDRISSTEIGRSRGGDPIREVRVGAGRQHILVFGNPHPNEPIGMATIRHLLGRMAEDDALTLGATWHFVLCVDPDGTRLNESWFAGPHTRTGVARGFYRPPAVEQPEWCFPTVWRGHPVGVPMPETKALMTLIDRTRPALIASLHNAEFGGGFFYTTGGDPEYWSALTERLVAADVPIYHGQPDAPGARTVAQGVFELPRFDTMADRLTAQGVDAVAALGGGGCRDYAARYGTAILVCELPLWVDPRIGDGSAGDRVLGDLLDATAADFRALAEVAADVLGRVSDRLSGRSPFERSVRALIAGLPGLATSRQTVPGRHRIATRGEIFVGQYDWTAMLRLRLGGMLLRMLEAECRRDGSPVLAMERDRFAAVFAGWCADVEQNAPGVPIPLERLVRIQAEAMMLAAIRLRHGLAI from the coding sequence GTGCGAGTCGGTGACGACATCACCGAGTTGGTGGGGCCGATCGGCCGGATCAGCGCATTCCCGACGGTGGACGAGCTGAACGGATTCGCTGACGCGCTGTCCGCGGCCCATCCGGACCGGATATCGAGCACCGAGATCGGGCGATCGCGTGGCGGTGATCCGATCCGTGAGGTGCGGGTAGGTGCGGGCCGACAGCACATCCTGGTGTTCGGCAATCCGCACCCGAACGAGCCCATCGGAATGGCCACGATCCGTCATCTGCTCGGCAGGATGGCTGAGGACGATGCGCTCACGCTCGGCGCCACCTGGCATTTCGTGCTGTGCGTCGACCCGGACGGAACTCGGCTCAACGAAAGCTGGTTCGCGGGTCCGCATACCAGGACCGGTGTCGCCCGCGGCTTCTATCGCCCGCCTGCGGTGGAACAGCCGGAATGGTGCTTTCCCACTGTGTGGCGCGGCCATCCCGTCGGTGTCCCCATGCCGGAGACCAAGGCGCTGATGACACTGATCGACCGCACCCGGCCGGCCCTGATCGCTTCGCTGCACAATGCGGAGTTCGGCGGCGGTTTCTTCTACACCACCGGTGGTGACCCCGAGTACTGGTCGGCGCTGACCGAGCGGCTCGTCGCCGCGGACGTGCCGATCTATCACGGCCAACCCGACGCGCCCGGTGCACGCACCGTGGCGCAGGGGGTCTTCGAACTGCCGCGGTTCGACACGATGGCCGACCGGCTCACGGCCCAGGGCGTCGACGCGGTCGCGGCGCTGGGCGGGGGCGGCTGCCGGGACTACGCGGCCCGCTACGGCACGGCGATTCTGGTCTGCGAGCTGCCGCTGTGGGTCGATCCGCGGATCGGCGACGGCTCGGCGGGTGACCGAGTGCTCGGCGACCTGCTCGACGCGACCGCGGCCGACTTCCGTGCGCTGGCCGAGGTCGCGGCCGACGTGCTCGGTCGGGTCTCCGACCGGTTGAGCGGTCGTAGCCCGTTCGAGCGGTCGGTGCGCGCCTTGATCGCCGGGCTGCCCGGTCTCGCGACGAGCAGACAGACTGTGCCAGGGCGGCATCGGATCGCGACCCGCGGCGAGATCTTCGTCGGACAGTACGACTGGACCGCGATGCTGCGACTTCGGCTCGGGGGCATGCTGCTGCGGATGCTCGAGGCGGAATGCCGGCGCGACGGGTCGCCTGTGCTGGCGATGGAACGTGACCGGTTCGCCGCGGTTTTCGCCGGTTGGTGCGCCGACGTCGAGCAGAATGCGCCGGGCGTCCCGATACCGCTGGAGCGGCTGGTGCGAATTCAAGCGGAAGCTATGATGCTCGCGGCGATCCGGCTGCGCCACGGTCTTGCGATCTGA
- the gcvP gene encoding aminomethyl-transferring glycine dehydrogenase, producing MTRSFADRHIGPDRDELARILDAVGVPSLDELAAKALPAGILDSTGLTGLPAAATEHEVLAELAGLAQANTVASSMIGLGYYDTLTPPVLVRNLLENPAWYTAYTPYQPEISQGRLEALINFQTMVSELTGMDVANASMLDEATAAAEAMTLLHRASKSKSSRLVIDSDLFPQTRTVLFTRAEPLGLEIVEADLSTGDLPDGEFFGVLAQTPGASGRVVDWTGVITAAHERGALVAVGADLLAMTLITPPGEQGVDVCFGTTQRFGVPLGYGGPHAGYLAVRKAQARQLPGRLVGVSVDADGDIAYRLALQTREQHIRREKATSNICTAQVLLAIVAAMYASYHGAEGLRAIARRVHGHAAAIAAGLDGAVVYDTFFDTVLAYVPGGAEAVVAKAKSRGINLRLVDADRVGIACDETTTDAHVAAVLESFGTALSSEQGAAAPIAAIETRTSKFLTHPAFTKYHTETAMLRYLRSLSDKDIALDRSMIPLGSCTMKLNATAEMEAITWPGFARVHPYAPVEDATGLLRVISDLENWLSDITGYDSVSLQPNAGSQGEYAGLLAIRRYHLDRGDAHRDTCLIPSSAHGTNAASAAMAGLRVEVVRCRDNGDVDLDDLRAKIADHADRLACIMITYPSTHGVYEHEVAELCALVHDAGGQVYVDGANLNALVGLARPGRFGGDVSHLNLHKTFCIPHGGGGPGVGPVAVRAHLARYLPGDPLQSGSHAVSAAKYGSASILPITWAYIRMMGADGLRRATLSAIASANYIARRLDEYFPVLYTGASGMVAHECILDLREITKHTGVTVDDVAKRLADYGFHAPTMSFPVAGTLMVEPTESENLAELDDFIDAMIAIRAEIDQVAAGVWPVTDNPLRGAPHTAASLVGEWGHPYSRELAVYPRGLAHARAKVWPPVRRVDGAYGDRNLVCSCPPLESYADGPGSATAW from the coding sequence GTGACTCGCTCATTCGCCGACCGCCACATCGGACCCGACCGGGACGAACTCGCCCGGATCCTGGACGCCGTCGGCGTGCCGTCGCTCGACGAGCTGGCCGCCAAGGCGCTGCCCGCCGGCATCCTGGACAGCACCGGCCTGACCGGACTGCCCGCGGCGGCCACCGAGCACGAGGTGCTGGCCGAGCTGGCCGGGCTCGCACAGGCGAACACCGTGGCCAGCTCGATGATCGGGCTCGGCTACTACGACACGCTGACCCCGCCGGTGCTGGTGCGCAACCTGCTGGAGAACCCGGCCTGGTACACCGCCTACACGCCCTATCAGCCGGAGATCAGCCAGGGCAGACTCGAGGCGCTCATCAACTTCCAGACCATGGTGTCCGAGCTGACCGGAATGGACGTCGCCAATGCGTCCATGCTGGACGAAGCCACCGCCGCCGCCGAGGCGATGACGCTGCTGCATCGCGCGAGCAAGTCCAAGTCCTCGCGCCTGGTCATCGACTCCGATCTGTTCCCGCAGACCAGGACCGTGTTGTTCACCAGGGCCGAGCCGCTCGGCCTCGAGATCGTCGAGGCGGATCTGTCCACCGGCGACCTGCCCGACGGCGAGTTCTTCGGCGTGCTGGCGCAGACGCCCGGTGCCTCCGGTCGCGTCGTGGACTGGACCGGCGTCATCACCGCGGCACACGAGCGCGGTGCGCTGGTCGCGGTGGGCGCGGACCTGCTGGCGATGACGCTCATCACGCCGCCCGGCGAGCAGGGCGTCGACGTGTGCTTCGGCACCACCCAGCGTTTCGGTGTTCCGCTCGGCTACGGTGGTCCGCACGCCGGGTATCTCGCGGTGCGCAAGGCGCAGGCTCGTCAGCTGCCCGGTCGCCTGGTCGGCGTTTCGGTGGACGCAGACGGCGACATCGCATACCGTCTCGCGCTGCAGACCCGTGAGCAGCACATTCGCCGCGAAAAGGCGACCTCCAACATCTGTACCGCGCAGGTGCTGCTGGCCATCGTGGCCGCGATGTACGCCAGCTACCACGGTGCCGAGGGCCTGCGCGCCATCGCCCGCAGGGTGCACGGGCACGCTGCGGCGATCGCGGCGGGGCTGGACGGCGCCGTCGTGTACGACACCTTCTTCGACACCGTGCTCGCATATGTGCCCGGGGGAGCGGAAGCCGTTGTGGCGAAGGCGAAGTCGCGCGGCATCAACCTGCGCCTCGTGGACGCCGACCGCGTCGGTATCGCCTGCGACGAGACGACGACCGACGCGCATGTCGCGGCCGTGCTCGAATCCTTCGGGACCGCGCTGTCGTCCGAGCAGGGCGCGGCCGCCCCGATCGCCGCGATCGAGACCCGCACCTCGAAGTTCCTGACCCATCCCGCGTTCACGAAGTACCACACCGAGACGGCGATGCTCCGCTATCTGCGGTCGCTGTCCGACAAGGACATCGCGTTGGACCGGAGCATGATTCCGCTCGGCTCGTGCACCATGAAGCTCAACGCCACCGCGGAGATGGAGGCCATCACCTGGCCCGGCTTTGCCCGTGTGCACCCGTACGCGCCAGTCGAGGACGCGACCGGACTACTGCGGGTGATATCGGACCTGGAGAACTGGCTGTCGGATATCACGGGCTACGACTCGGTGAGCCTGCAGCCGAACGCGGGCAGTCAGGGCGAGTACGCTGGGCTGCTGGCCATCCGGCGCTACCACCTGGACCGCGGTGACGCCCACCGCGACACCTGCCTCATCCCATCCAGCGCGCACGGCACCAACGCGGCATCGGCGGCCATGGCCGGGCTGCGCGTCGAGGTGGTGAGGTGCCGCGACAACGGGGATGTCGATCTGGACGACCTGCGCGCCAAGATCGCCGACCACGCCGACCGGCTGGCCTGCATCATGATCACCTACCCGTCCACGCATGGGGTGTACGAGCATGAGGTCGCCGAGCTGTGCGCACTCGTGCACGACGCGGGCGGCCAGGTCTACGTGGACGGCGCGAACCTGAACGCTCTGGTCGGCCTCGCTCGTCCGGGCCGGTTCGGCGGCGATGTGAGCCACCTCAACCTGCACAAGACGTTCTGCATCCCGCACGGTGGCGGCGGTCCCGGTGTCGGCCCGGTCGCGGTGCGCGCACACCTGGCGCGGTATCTGCCCGGCGATCCGCTGCAGTCAGGCTCGCACGCGGTGTCGGCGGCGAAGTACGGCTCGGCCTCGATCCTGCCGATCACCTGGGCGTATATCCGCATGATGGGCGCCGACGGCCTGCGCAGGGCCACGCTGTCGGCGATCGCCTCGGCGAACTACATCGCCCGCAGGCTCGACGAGTACTTCCCGGTGCTCTACACCGGTGCGAGCGGCATGGTCGCGCACGAGTGCATCCTCGACCTGCGCGAGATCACGAAGCACACCGGTGTCACCGTCGACGACGTGGCCAAGCGCCTGGCGGACTATGGTTTCCACGCACCGACCATGAGTTTCCCAGTGGCGGGCACGCTCATGGTAGAGCCGACCGAGAGCGAGAACCTCGCCGAGCTGGACGATTTCATCGACGCGATGATCGCCATCCGCGCCGAGATCGACCAGGTCGCTGCGGGAGTGTGGCCGGTGACCGACAACCCGCTGCGCGGTGCGCCGCACACCGCGGCGTCGCTGGTGGGGGAGTGGGGGCATCCCTACAGCCGCGAGCTCGCCGTCTACCCCCGCGGCCTTGCGCACGCCAGGGCCAAGGTGTGGCCGCCGGTACGCCGGGTCGACGGGGCTTATGGCGATCGGAATTTGGTGTGCTCATGCCCGCCGTTGGAGTCTTACGCCGACGGCCCGGGGTCGGCTACGGCGTGGTGA